A stretch of [Clostridium] scindens DNA encodes these proteins:
- a CDS encoding ABC transporter substrate-binding protein, with protein MGKKAKINSGWLLLVLLFTISALAGGCETKEGEVKEYEDVKAVTLTFFGTEILNSKVWNEQIQVEDGTQIKILETTAEYYTKTGGDEAYRNYLLERLDKGKEIDWYSIFAEDVFRFTEEGRYLDLSDLKGVENLSEDALRGCSYDGKVFGIPLIYTGYGFYWNKDILDSCGLEAPSNLEEFFSVCRTLKEQGYTPYLGNKGYAMTVPAMAAGFAELYASEDKEEQIAKLADGTTPVSAYMKKGFELVERMRDEGIFDIEEAQEKVPDDSVQDFTEGKGACVCGYLGAKTEKADFDIVMTGVPVLEDGAVTIVTPDRRVAINPKSENLEYAREALEYVADPAHLQKVAKELGTLCAVEDKNIDYSYIGEEKKDFIQLATSGGQIPVQDFTLGFNTWVNIRDLCREIVNGKSAQWAAQEYDRMQNEEILQWK; from the coding sequence ATGGGGAAAAAAGCGAAAATAAATTCAGGGTGGCTTTTATTGGTTCTGTTGTTTACAATTTCAGCTTTAGCAGGCGGCTGCGAAACAAAAGAAGGAGAAGTCAAAGAGTATGAGGATGTAAAAGCAGTGACTCTTACATTTTTTGGCACTGAGATCTTGAACAGCAAAGTATGGAATGAGCAGATCCAGGTAGAGGACGGAACACAGATTAAGATTCTGGAGACGACTGCCGAGTATTATACGAAAACAGGCGGGGATGAGGCATACCGTAATTATCTGTTGGAAAGGCTGGATAAAGGGAAGGAGATCGACTGGTATAGTATTTTTGCTGAGGATGTATTCCGGTTCACAGAGGAAGGAAGATATCTGGATCTAAGCGACTTAAAAGGAGTCGAAAATCTTTCGGAAGATGCGCTCAGAGGATGCAGTTATGACGGGAAAGTGTTTGGTATTCCGCTGATCTATACGGGATACGGATTTTACTGGAATAAGGATATACTGGATAGTTGTGGTTTGGAAGCGCCTTCCAATCTAGAAGAGTTCTTTTCCGTGTGCCGGACGCTGAAAGAACAGGGCTATACACCTTACCTGGGGAATAAAGGCTATGCGATGACAGTTCCGGCGATGGCCGCTGGCTTTGCAGAGCTGTATGCATCCGAAGATAAAGAAGAACAGATCGCGAAACTGGCGGACGGGACGACTCCGGTCAGCGCTTATATGAAAAAAGGCTTTGAACTGGTGGAAAGGATGCGGGACGAAGGGATCTTTGATATAGAAGAAGCGCAAGAAAAAGTCCCCGATGATTCCGTACAGGATTTTACTGAAGGAAAAGGCGCCTGTGTATGCGGGTATTTAGGCGCAAAGACTGAAAAAGCGGATTTTGATATTGTAATGACAGGAGTGCCGGTTCTGGAAGACGGGGCAGTGACGATTGTGACGCCGGATCGAAGAGTTGCTATCAATCCGAAGTCAGAGAATCTGGAGTATGCCCGCGAAGCGCTGGAATATGTCGCAGATCCGGCTCATTTGCAAAAAGTAGCGAAAGAACTTGGGACACTCTGTGCGGTGGAAGACAAAAATATAGATTATAGTTACATAGGGGAAGAGAAAAAGGATTTTATACAGCTTGCCACCTCAGGAGGCCAGATTCCGGTACAGGATTTCACTCTGGGATTCAATACCTGGGTTAATATCAGAGATCTGTGCAGGGAGATCGTAAATGGCAAGAGCGCCCAATGGGCTGCGCAGGAATATGACCGTATGCAGAATGAAGAGATCTTACAATGGAAGTAA
- the ispD gene encoding 2-C-methyl-D-erythritol 4-phosphate cytidylyltransferase, with translation MEAKDKKRCTAIILAAGQGRRMGADVQKQYIELEGKPVIYYTLKAFQDSEVIDDIILAVGSEEEIHDCSELVQEYQFTKVDAIVLGGKERYDSVWQALKVIRDGGLKVKNQDGYVFIHDGVRLFVDGDIIRRGYETVREYKACVAGMPCKDTIKLVDEDDCTVQTPKRKYVRAVQTPQVFETSLIIEAYSRLMREDSISVTDDGMVVEQMMNVPVKLYEGSYENIKITTPEDLEIAKVFLYRKK, from the coding sequence ATGGAAGCAAAAGATAAGAAGCGGTGTACGGCAATCATACTGGCGGCAGGCCAGGGAAGGCGGATGGGCGCTGATGTGCAGAAGCAGTATATAGAACTGGAAGGGAAGCCAGTAATCTATTATACCTTGAAAGCCTTTCAGGATTCGGAAGTCATTGACGACATCATACTGGCCGTGGGATCAGAAGAGGAGATCCACGACTGCAGCGAACTTGTACAAGAGTATCAGTTTACTAAGGTGGATGCCATAGTGCTTGGAGGAAAGGAACGCTATGATTCTGTATGGCAGGCGCTAAAGGTTATTCGGGACGGCGGACTGAAGGTTAAGAACCAGGATGGCTACGTATTTATACATGACGGGGTAAGACTATTCGTAGATGGAGATATCATCAGGCGGGGCTATGAGACCGTCCGGGAATATAAGGCCTGCGTGGCGGGAATGCCGTGCAAGGATACGATCAAGCTGGTGGATGAGGATGACTGTACGGTACAGACGCCGAAGAGAAAATACGTGCGTGCGGTACAGACGCCACAAGTTTTTGAAACTTCTCTGATTATTGAAGCATATTCCAGGCTAATGCGGGAAGACTCTATAAGTGTGACGGACGATGGCATGGTGGTGGAGCAGATGATGAACGTGCCGGTGAAATTATATGAAGGCTCCTATGAAAATATCAAAATTACCACGCCGGAAGATCTGGAAATCGCAAAAGTATTTCTATATAGAAAAAAATAG
- a CDS encoding threonine aldolase family protein, with translation MIRFQCDYQEGAHPSILKKMEETNYEQTVGYGNDPYCESARKKIRELCNAPEADVHFLVGGTQTNFTVISAILRPYQGALAAVSGHINVHETGAIEATGHKVLALLSEDGKITAAQVREAYEAHWNDADHEHIVQPGMVYISHPTENGTLYEKEELQALSRTCRELGLPLFLDGARLGYGLMSEKSSLGLSEIAELTDVFYIGGTKVGALFGEAVVITNPALKKDFRYLIKQHGGMLAKGRLLGIQFDVLFTDNLYFDIAKGADELAMRLKAAFLEKGYGLRYDSYTNQQFPILPNEHLEKLKEKYSYGFWEAVDDSHSAVRFCTSWATKKEAVDALIADIEAL, from the coding sequence ATGATTAGATTTCAATGTGATTATCAGGAAGGGGCACATCCTTCTATATTAAAGAAGATGGAAGAGACAAATTATGAACAGACGGTAGGGTATGGCAACGATCCATACTGCGAGAGTGCCAGGAAGAAGATTCGGGAACTGTGCAATGCGCCGGAGGCTGACGTGCACTTCTTGGTAGGCGGAACGCAGACGAATTTTACTGTGATCAGCGCAATCCTGCGCCCATATCAGGGAGCGCTTGCGGCAGTATCCGGCCATATCAATGTCCATGAGACCGGGGCGATTGAGGCCACGGGACACAAGGTGCTTGCATTGCTGAGCGAGGATGGAAAGATTACGGCGGCTCAGGTCAGGGAAGCATACGAGGCACATTGGAATGATGCGGACCATGAACATATCGTACAGCCGGGAATGGTGTACATATCCCATCCTACGGAGAATGGCACGCTGTATGAGAAGGAAGAATTGCAGGCACTGTCAAGAACCTGTAGGGAACTGGGACTTCCATTATTCCTGGATGGGGCCAGGCTGGGCTATGGGCTGATGTCAGAAAAGAGTTCCCTGGGGCTTTCGGAGATCGCTGAACTTACGGATGTATTCTATATCGGAGGCACGAAAGTGGGCGCTTTGTTCGGCGAGGCAGTCGTGATCACGAATCCGGCGCTTAAGAAGGATTTCCGCTATCTGATCAAGCAGCATGGAGGGATGCTTGCCAAGGGCAGGCTTCTGGGTATCCAGTTCGACGTGCTGTTCACAGATAATCTTTATTTTGATATTGCAAAAGGCGCGGATGAATTGGCGATGCGACTTAAGGCGGCATTTTTGGAGAAGGGGTATGGCCTGCGCTATGATTCCTATACCAACCAGCAGTTCCCGATTCTCCCGAATGAGCATCTTGAGAAACTGAAGGAAAAATATTCTTACGGCTTCTGGGAGGCTGTGGATGATTCTCACAGCGCGGTTCGCTTCTGTACCAGCTGGGCGACAAAGAAAGAAGCAGTAGATGCGCTGATTGCGGATATCGAGGCTTTATAG
- a CDS encoding ECF transporter S component, which translates to MSTDVITNANAKSRTKVRMMVQIGMLAAISVVLMQFEVPLPFAPAFYKIDFSEVPVLVGCFAMGPFAGAVIELIKIILHVAISGTTTAGVGDVANFLIGCAFIVPAGLIYKKKKTRNGAIVGMAAGTVFMTVVGCFLNAFVLLPTYAKAFGMPIDALVGMGSAINGKITGLSTFVVFAVAPFNLLKGVLVSMIVFLIYKKISPIFKMGH; encoded by the coding sequence ATGAGTACAGATGTGATTACAAACGCAAACGCAAAATCAAGAACAAAGGTAAGGATGATGGTTCAGATCGGAATGCTGGCGGCGATTTCCGTCGTGCTGATGCAGTTCGAGGTGCCCCTTCCCTTTGCTCCGGCATTCTACAAGATTGACTTCAGCGAGGTACCGGTTCTGGTAGGATGTTTTGCAATGGGACCATTCGCCGGCGCAGTCATAGAATTGATCAAGATCATACTGCATGTGGCGATCAGCGGAACAACAACCGCAGGCGTCGGGGATGTGGCCAACTTCCTGATTGGGTGCGCATTTATCGTTCCGGCAGGACTTATCTATAAGAAGAAAAAGACCAGGAATGGGGCGATTGTCGGTATGGCGGCAGGAACCGTATTTATGACGGTAGTAGGCTGCTTCTTGAATGCATTCGTCCTTCTACCCACTTACGCAAAAGCGTTTGGGATGCCCATTGACGCGCTGGTAGGAATGGGAAGCGCGATCAATGGCAAGATTACGGGACTGTCCACTTTCGTGGTGTTTGCTGTGGCGCCATTTAATCTGCTTAAAGGCGTGCTGGTATCCATGATCGTATTTTTGATCTATAAGAAGATCAGTCCGATCTTCAAGATGGGACATTAA
- a CDS encoding ribonuclease Z has protein sequence MLDVCLLGTGGMMPLPYRWLTALMVRYNGSSVLIDCGEGTQIAIKEKGWSFKPIDVICFTHYHGDHISGLPGLLLTMGNADRTEPLTLVGPKGLERVVNSLRVIAPELPFSIKYIEITEPEQTFEMNGYRLKAFRVNHNVTCYGYSMEIDRAGKFDVERANAAGIPQKYWGILQKGEPVEEGGNVYTPDMVLGPARKGIKLTYCTDTRPTESMKNNAAGSDLFICEGMYGEKDKLKKAKEYKHMTFYEAAQVAKEAGVKEMWLTHYSPSLTRPEEYMDEVRAIFPQAIAAKDRRSAELVFSD, from the coding sequence ATGTTAGATGTATGTTTGTTAGGAACGGGCGGCATGATGCCGCTTCCATACCGCTGGCTTACGGCGCTTATGGTGCGGTATAACGGCAGCAGCGTGCTGATTGACTGCGGGGAAGGAACGCAGATTGCGATTAAGGAAAAGGGATGGAGTTTCAAGCCGATCGATGTCATCTGTTTTACCCATTACCATGGGGATCATATCAGCGGGCTTCCGGGGCTTCTCCTTACGATGGGGAATGCCGACCGGACAGAGCCGTTGACCTTAGTGGGGCCGAAAGGCCTGGAGCGGGTAGTGAATTCATTGCGGGTCATTGCGCCTGAGCTGCCGTTTTCTATCAAATATATAGAGATTACAGAGCCGGAGCAGACATTCGAGATGAATGGCTACCGGCTAAAAGCATTTCGAGTCAACCACAATGTGACCTGTTACGGCTATAGCATGGAGATTGACCGGGCCGGGAAGTTTGACGTGGAGCGGGCAAATGCGGCAGGCATTCCGCAGAAATACTGGGGAATACTGCAAAAGGGCGAGCCGGTGGAAGAAGGCGGCAACGTCTATACGCCGGATATGGTGCTGGGCCCTGCCCGCAAAGGCATCAAACTGACATACTGTACGGATACCCGCCCCACGGAATCCATGAAGAATAATGCGGCTGGGTCGGATCTATTCATATGCGAGGGCATGTACGGCGAGAAAGACAAACTAAAAAAAGCAAAAGAATACAAGCATATGACCTTCTATGAAGCAGCCCAGGTTGCGAAAGAGGCAGGCGTTAAGGAGATGTGGCTGACTCATTATAGTCCTTCCCTGACCAGGCCGGAAGAATATATGGACGAAGTAAGAGCCATATTCCCCCAAGCGATCGCGGCAAAGGATCGCAGAAGCGCGGAACTTGTATTTTCTGATTAA
- the tsaB gene encoding tRNA (adenosine(37)-N6)-threonylcarbamoyltransferase complex dimerization subunit type 1 TsaB, with amino-acid sequence MRILALDSSGLVASVAVVEGGVLEAQTIAEYTVNYKKTHSQTLLPMLDEVARMTELDLNSMDAIAVAAGPGSFTGLRIGSATAKGLGLALDKPLIHIPTLEGLAYNLCGTDHIVCPIMDARRGQVYAGIYEFDNDRLIVLEDQMAVGIEELGQRLHSYDRKVVFLGDGVPVFKEALIERIMAGREITFAPAHLNRQRAAAVGALAIRYYREGKMETAAEHQPDYLRVSQAERERKERLGHD; translated from the coding sequence ATGCGAATATTAGCATTGGACAGTTCCGGCCTGGTTGCAAGCGTGGCAGTGGTGGAAGGCGGCGTGCTGGAGGCGCAGACGATTGCCGAATATACGGTAAATTATAAGAAGACCCATTCGCAGACGCTTCTTCCCATGCTGGATGAAGTGGCAAGGATGACGGAACTGGATCTAAATAGCATGGATGCTATTGCCGTGGCGGCAGGCCCCGGATCTTTTACCGGGCTTCGGATAGGCTCGGCCACTGCCAAAGGACTTGGGCTTGCGCTTGATAAGCCGCTGATTCATATTCCTACCCTGGAGGGGCTGGCTTATAATTTGTGCGGCACCGATCATATCGTCTGTCCGATCATGGATGCCAGACGAGGACAAGTCTATGCGGGAATCTATGAATTTGATAATGACAGGCTGATCGTGCTGGAAGATCAGATGGCGGTTGGCATAGAGGAATTGGGGCAACGGCTTCATTCCTATGACAGGAAGGTCGTATTCCTGGGAGACGGAGTACCGGTCTTCAAGGAGGCGCTGATAGAGCGGATCATGGCAGGCAGGGAGATCACATTTGCGCCCGCCCATCTGAACCGCCAGCGGGCGGCGGCAGTGGGGGCGCTTGCCATAAGATATTATAGAGAAGGAAAGATGGAGACAGCCGCAGAGCATCAGCCGGATTATCTGCGGGTATCCCAGGCAGAACGAGAACGGAAAGAGAGGTTAGGTCATGATTAG
- a CDS encoding YcxB family protein, whose amino-acid sequence MPVKVEVKLDVDSMADFMVYNIYTSGPGMVALILGVLNMGLAVSFIMKGDFLLVLMFLAFAFLILGIFPYLIRRKVAKQMQNSKKLGALVTYEFDDGGITTTTADDSGKASWSKFKRAVARKRIIILYTAEKQAIVLPIDQMGDQYTAVVDLIYANMPAPAVRIRRMDGKK is encoded by the coding sequence ATGCCGGTAAAAGTAGAAGTAAAGCTGGACGTAGATTCAATGGCGGATTTTATGGTATATAATATTTACACTAGCGGGCCGGGAATGGTGGCTCTGATACTGGGAGTCCTGAATATGGGGCTTGCGGTAAGTTTTATTATGAAAGGGGATTTTTTACTGGTGCTGATGTTTCTTGCATTTGCATTCCTGATACTGGGCATTTTCCCATACCTTATTAGAAGAAAAGTGGCAAAGCAGATGCAGAACTCCAAGAAGCTTGGCGCGCTTGTGACCTATGAATTTGACGACGGAGGCATTACGACAACGACTGCCGATGACAGCGGCAAGGCTTCCTGGAGTAAGTTCAAGAGGGCGGTTGCCAGGAAGAGGATTATCATATTGTATACGGCGGAAAAGCAGGCTATCGTACTTCCCATCGACCAGATGGGGGATCAGTATACAGCAGTGGTGGATCTGATCTATGCAAACATGCCAGCGCCTGCGGTGAGAATCCGCCGGATGGATGGAAAGAAATAG
- a CDS encoding ABC transporter permease, producing the protein MKKSVQTGISLRLDVADAEETFDFHKNADGEIERTLKIPILTQSKLQKILKIKGVSGYFEESNIFAFYTGLDVHPGGSRDLLEELKAKDPDTLTDEEKETIKGLEASQIYACGFYPVQEARWQPFFLNGALEISEGRNIKSSDRKKAVISEELADRNKLKIGDKLTISSFNYITGERYGNTLELEIVGIFQMNFEEQVSKYTTESDIVSNLIFTDEEEFTNWWTGEWNEYYNEDPIVPLEDPVVTYVTLYVDDPGMLKEVEDEIRGIDDKIDWEYYNFEYYDKDYKAIAKPLLLMVKLSTALMIIMAVGALVILSFILSMWIQGRKKEIHILSLIGIKKRSILAQIVLECTLVSICAFILAGAAAGPITVATGKALEKSVSSVQSDQPYETSRNVNGEVEIYRTSNEPVMLEYNLTLVMAVKVLAVMLAVIILSVLISFMRIEGRGRGKIRIQGF; encoded by the coding sequence GTGAAAAAATCTGTTCAGACAGGAATCTCGTTGAGACTGGATGTCGCAGATGCGGAGGAAACGTTTGATTTTCATAAAAATGCTGATGGAGAGATTGAACGTACATTAAAGATACCAATCCTTACCCAGTCAAAACTTCAAAAAATATTAAAAATCAAGGGAGTATCTGGCTACTTTGAAGAGTCTAACATTTTTGCTTTCTATACGGGGCTGGATGTTCACCCGGGAGGCTCACGGGATTTATTAGAAGAACTGAAGGCAAAGGATCCAGATACCCTTACAGACGAGGAAAAAGAAACCATAAAGGGATTGGAGGCATCACAGATATATGCTTGCGGCTTTTATCCTGTGCAGGAGGCCCGGTGGCAGCCGTTCTTTTTAAACGGAGCTCTTGAGATAAGTGAAGGAAGGAACATAAAATCCTCTGACCGAAAGAAGGCGGTGATATCCGAAGAACTTGCGGACCGCAATAAGTTAAAGATTGGAGATAAGCTGACGATTTCCTCCTTTAATTATATTACCGGAGAACGATACGGGAATACGCTGGAACTGGAAATTGTGGGTATTTTCCAAATGAATTTTGAAGAACAGGTTAGCAAGTATACAACGGAATCTGATATCGTATCAAATCTTATTTTTACAGATGAGGAAGAATTTACGAATTGGTGGACCGGGGAATGGAATGAGTACTATAATGAAGACCCCATCGTGCCGCTGGAAGACCCGGTTGTTACTTATGTAACCTTGTATGTAGATGATCCGGGTATGTTAAAAGAAGTGGAAGATGAAATACGCGGAATTGATGATAAGATAGACTGGGAATATTATAATTTTGAGTATTATGATAAAGATTATAAAGCGATTGCCAAGCCATTGCTATTGATGGTCAAACTGTCAACTGCATTAATGATTATCATGGCCGTGGGCGCGCTTGTAATTCTTTCTTTCATTTTAAGCATGTGGATACAAGGCAGGAAGAAAGAAATACACATTCTATCATTGATTGGCATAAAGAAGAGGTCCATATTGGCACAGATTGTCCTGGAATGCACTCTGGTATCAATATGCGCATTTATATTAGCAGGAGCGGCTGCAGGCCCGATCACAGTTGCAACAGGGAAGGCGTTGGAAAAATCGGTAAGTTCTGTCCAGAGCGATCAGCCATATGAAACCAGCAGGAATGTAAATGGAGAGGTGGAAATATACAGGACTTCGAACGAGCCGGTTATGCTAGAATACAATCTGACTCTCGTGATGGCAGTGAAGGTATTGGCGGTCATGCTGGCGGTGATTATTTTGTCCGTATTGATTTCATTCATGAGGATTGAAGGGCGTGGGCGAGGAAAGATAAGAATACAAGGGTTTTAG
- the tsaE gene encoding tRNA (adenosine(37)-N6)-threonylcarbamoyltransferase complex ATPase subunit type 1 TsaE — protein sequence MVIESNCEKETYELGCRLGQEARAGQVYTLVGDLGVGKTVFTKGLAAGLGIEEPVSSPTFTIVQVYEEGRLPFYHFDVYRIGDVEEMDEVGFEDYVYGEGVSLIEWANLIEEILPQHYTEVKIEKDLEKGFDYRRISICEY from the coding sequence ATGGTGATAGAATCCAATTGCGAGAAAGAGACGTATGAACTGGGCTGCCGGCTGGGGCAAGAGGCCCGGGCTGGCCAGGTCTATACGCTGGTGGGTGATCTGGGAGTAGGCAAAACTGTATTTACGAAAGGGCTGGCAGCGGGGCTTGGCATCGAGGAGCCGGTAAGCAGCCCTACATTTACCATTGTGCAGGTATATGAGGAAGGGCGTCTGCCCTTCTATCATTTTGATGTCTACCGGATCGGCGATGTAGAAGAGATGGACGAGGTTGGCTTCGAAGACTATGTCTATGGCGAGGGCGTAAGTCTTATCGAATGGGCCAACCTGATTGAAGAGATACTTCCGCAGCATTATACAGAAGTAAAGATAGAGAAGGATTTGGAAAAAGGATTTGATTATCGGAGGATAAGCATATGCGAATATTAG
- the tsaD gene encoding tRNA (adenosine(37)-N6)-threonylcarbamoyltransferase complex transferase subunit TsaD, with amino-acid sequence MSEKKDVLILAIESSCDETAAAVVKNGREVLSNIISSQIDLHTLYGGVVPEIASRKHIEKINQVIETALREAHATLADIDAIGVTYGPGLVGALLVGVAEAKAIAYAAKKPLVGVHHIEGHIAANFIEHKDLEPPFFSLVVSGGHTHLVRVKDYGKFDIIGRTRDDAAGEAFDKVARAIGLGYPGGPKIDKVSKEGNPEAIAFPRAHVEDAPYDFSFSGVKSAVLNYINGCKMKGEAYSQADIAASFQKAVTDVLVANAMHAVEEYQVDKFAIAGGVASNSALREAMKEACQERGVKFYYPSPIYCTDNAAMIGVAAYYEYRNGTRHGWDLNAVPNLKLGER; translated from the coding sequence ATGAGTGAGAAAAAAGATGTATTGATTCTGGCAATTGAAAGTTCCTGTGATGAGACGGCGGCAGCCGTCGTAAAAAATGGCAGGGAAGTCCTGTCTAATATCATATCTTCTCAGATTGACCTGCATACGCTGTATGGGGGAGTGGTTCCTGAGATCGCTTCCAGAAAGCATATAGAGAAGATCAACCAGGTGATAGAGACAGCGCTTAGGGAAGCCCACGCTACCCTGGCTGACATAGACGCAATTGGCGTGACCTATGGACCGGGACTTGTCGGCGCGCTTCTGGTAGGCGTAGCCGAGGCAAAGGCGATTGCCTACGCGGCTAAAAAGCCCTTGGTGGGCGTCCATCATATTGAGGGACATATTGCGGCAAATTTTATCGAGCATAAGGATTTGGAGCCGCCTTTCTTTTCCCTGGTAGTGTCTGGAGGCCATACCCATCTGGTACGGGTGAAGGACTACGGAAAATTCGATATTATCGGCAGGACAAGGGATGACGCGGCTGGAGAGGCATTTGACAAGGTGGCGCGGGCAATCGGGCTTGGCTACCCTGGCGGGCCGAAGATTGACAAGGTGTCCAAAGAAGGGAATCCAGAGGCCATTGCATTTCCAAGAGCCCATGTGGAGGACGCGCCCTATGACTTCAGCTTCAGCGGGGTAAAGTCTGCCGTGCTCAATTACATCAATGGATGCAAGATGAAAGGGGAAGCGTACAGCCAGGCTGATATTGCGGCTTCCTTCCAGAAAGCAGTCACGGACGTGCTGGTGGCAAATGCCATGCATGCAGTGGAAGAATATCAGGTTGACAAATTCGCCATCGCAGGAGGGGTTGCTTCCAACAGCGCGTTAAGAGAAGCCATGAAAGAAGCATGCCAGGAGCGGGGCGTGAAGTTCTATTATCCATCTCCAATCTACTGTACGGATAATGCGGCCATGATCGGAGTGGCAGCATACTATGAATATAGGAATGGAACAAGGCATGGATGGGACCTGAATGCTGTTCCAAACCTGAAATTAGGAGAAAGATAG
- a CDS encoding VOC family protein, with amino-acid sequence MKFTFYHNNINVLDLEKSVAFYQKALGLAITREKEADDGSFKLVFLGDGDTPHLLELTWLRDMDRPYNLGDNEFHLAMRTDDMDAAHALHEEMGCICFENPDMGIYFISDPDGYWIEICPAR; translated from the coding sequence ATGAAATTCACATTTTACCACAACAATATTAACGTATTAGATTTGGAAAAGTCGGTAGCGTTTTACCAGAAGGCTCTTGGCCTTGCTATCACCAGAGAAAAGGAGGCCGACGACGGAAGTTTCAAGCTGGTATTCCTGGGTGATGGAGACACTCCCCATCTGCTGGAACTTACCTGGCTCAGAGATATGGACAGGCCTTATAACCTGGGCGACAACGAATTCCACCTTGCCATGCGGACAGATGACATGGACGCGGCACATGCGCTTCATGAAGAGATGGGCTGCATCTGCTTTGAGAATCCTGATATGGGAATCTATTTCATCAGCGACCCGGACGGATACTGGATCGAGATCTGCCCGGCCAGATAA
- the rimI gene encoding ribosomal protein S18-alanine N-acetyltransferase, with the protein MLTVRTVKEQEIEEIARIEQEIFPDPWSLKALRDTWNQKQARILGAWLDGQMAGYVIVYFAADESEIARIAVDEKFRRQGVAGAMLDEMESVLAGKGIAKLMLDVRKSNAAALGFYYSRGFKEDGIRKNFYTNPTEDAILMSRGLGR; encoded by the coding sequence ATGCTGACGGTTAGGACAGTGAAGGAACAGGAGATCGAGGAGATTGCCAGGATTGAGCAGGAGATATTTCCAGACCCCTGGAGCCTGAAGGCCCTTCGGGATACCTGGAACCAGAAACAGGCGCGGATATTAGGCGCGTGGCTGGACGGGCAGATGGCAGGATACGTGATCGTTTATTTTGCGGCAGATGAAAGCGAGATTGCCCGGATAGCCGTGGATGAAAAGTTTCGGAGGCAAGGGGTTGCCGGGGCGATGCTTGATGAGATGGAAAGTGTCTTAGCCGGCAAGGGCATTGCAAAGCTGATGCTGGATGTAAGGAAAAGCAATGCGGCGGCGCTTGGATTCTATTATAGCCGTGGCTTTAAGGAAGACGGAATCCGCAAAAACTTCTATACGAATCCTACAGAAGATGCTATACTTATGAGTCGTGGACTTGGAAGATAA